GGCACTGTTGGAGTGGAGGGTTCCCATGGAAGAGGCAGAAGGGATCTCTTGGGATGGGGGAGAAGATCTCTTTGGACAGATGGACCCTCTTGGAAAGTGTCACCTTGAAGAGGTGGGGAGGAGGTCCAACATTTGGAGATGTCCCCATAGGAGAGGTGGACAAGGGTCCTCCTGGAGGAGATTCCCTTAGGAAGAGGATCTGCATTGGAGTAGGAGACTAAAGTCCCAAACATGGAGATAGAAGGAGGTCCCCATTCAGAGGCGACCCCATGGGAGAAATGGAATGAGTTCCCCATTTGGAAATTTCCCTATGGGAGAGATGGACAAGGGTCCCTCCTGGACAGGTGGATTAATGCCCACACTTGGAGATGTCCCTAAAGGAGAGATGAAATTAGATCCCTCCCCTAAATAAGTCTATATCAAATCAAAAGTGATTCCTATGAGTGGAAGGAGATCCCCATTCAGAGATGTCCCCATTGGAGAGCTGGAAAAGGGTCCCATTTGGAGAGGTTGGAGCATCCTATTAAGAGCTTCCCATTAGGAGGTGCCTCCGTGGGGTCCCAACTGTAGAGGTGGATGTAAATCCCCAGTTGGAGACGTCACTAAAGGAAGGGTCCTGCTGACAAAAGTGGGGAGAGCTCAGCATTTAGAGGTGACTCTACAGGAGAAGAGTTCCACTTGAGAAGGGCTTTCCGAATTGGAGTAGGGGGGGACAAGGGTACCCTGGGGAAATAGGAAATCCCCATTTGGAGACATCCCTACGGGAGAGGCAGCCAAAAGCCCCACCTGGAGAGATGGATTAAAGTCCCCAGTGGAAAAGGGGCAAAGCAGACAGATCCCTCCTGGAAAGGTGGAAAAACCCCTGGCTGAGGTGTTCCTATGGGAGATGTGGATACGGGTACCCTGGGGGCTGAGGTGGAAGAAGGTCCCCTTTTGGAGATGTCCCCTTTTGGAGATGTCCCCTTTTGGAGACGTCCCCATGGATGAGGTTTTCCCCCGGagctccccgcagcccccggccctACCTGTGGCTCCGAGGACGAGCAGCCAGGCGGGCGGGGGTCCGCAGCACGCAGCGCAGATGCGGGCCCTGGAGTGCCCCCAATGCGGGCAGCGGATGGGTTCGGTGTAGCGGAGGGGTCGGTGGTAGCGGAAGGGGTCGGTGGTAGCGGGAGGGGTCGGTGGTAGCGGAGGGGGCTGTGTGGCCGCGGTGCCGGGGGGGGCGAGGAGCGTCCAAGCAGCGCATGCGATGGTGAGGCCTGCCGGGCCCGAGCGGGGCGGAGGCGGGCGCATGGCGGGTGGGCCGGGGCTGCCGCCTCCCGCTTTTTATAGGGCCGGGAATGGGAGCGGGGGGAGGATGGGCATGGGATGGCGaactgggatggatggggccaCTTGCAGGCGTACGAGAGCCCGCAGGCCCGACGGGCACCCCCTCCCGCATGGACCGCTCCCGGGTGTTGTACTGAAAGGGCGCAAGCCCACCGATTAGGCTGGGTTTAGGCCCCATTTTGTGGCTCTATACAATTCCGGACCATCACCAATGGTGTACCCAGCCTTCAAAACCAGCCCGCCTCTACCTAACAGGCAAAAAGCCTCAAACACACGAAACAAACCACccactaaaaaaacaaacaccactcGACAACCCACACCCGCACCCGTACCAACACAACGAATCTCACACGCAACCAAACCGAGTGGGTTCCCCCTCTCCGACCCCCAGTTTGCTGCACTCGTTTATTGGGGGGGGGCAGAGCTGAACCTGGTGCCATCGACGGCCAAAGGGGATGGTGAGCGGACACGCAGGGATGCGCGACCCGGGATGGCCATTCgcccacaccccccccccccccacacccagATCTCaccccagcccccccagcccctctgtcAGAGCCCTGCTGATGGGATTCAGATGGTCATTAAGGGCTGAGATGCTTAAAACCGAGCGGCTTTTCCTAATGAGCTGGGAAAAGTCACacctcggcccggcccggcagGGAGCGAGTCCCGGTCAAAGGACAGCACCGGGCTCTGTGCTTTatgggggaggaaatggggcGCGGGGGGGTCGGGGGCAGGGGGCCCCACAGGTGCTATTtgagccccccaccccctttgCTTGGCTTTCCCAATGGAGTTATTTATCCCCCGTGTTGGGCATGGCAATGGGACGGGTGGGTGATGGCTCTGTGTATCTGATAGCAAATAAAGGCCATGCTCCTCAACTTGTCCCACGGGCAGCACCCCACAACCGAGGGGCAAATAAAGGCCCTGGGGGGTCCGAGATGAAAGGGCAGCAGATTTGCCGTTATTAGTTCCTAATGATGGCCTTGAAAGGGCAGAGACAAAGAAGGCAGGAGGCTCCCTCGTGTTTGGATGGGAGGCGCTTTCCTTTTTTATgccctttttcctctccttcctcgTGTGATGGCACTCAGCAAAACACCCCCACGGCCCCAAACtggacccccaaccccccccctttttgtgttccttttaGGTTGATGGCATCCGGGTTTGGGATGTGGTAGATATGGAAGTAAAAAGTGGGGACGTTGGTTCCCAATGGGATGAAGTGGAGGGGTTGAAATCCCACTGAGTGATGGGGTGGGATGTAGGATTATTGGAGGGGTGACGCTATGGGGTGAGGGCTGATGTGATGCAGTGAGGCTGAGACTTGGGATCACACCTGGATTGCTCCTTGGTAATCCCCAGCCCCAAGGCCCCATTGGCAGAAGAGGAAGCTCCTGAGCTAATTAATAACAATGCTGCTCATTAGGCTCAGGCTTGGCTGTCTGGGTGCAGTGTGGATTGCACGTCTGCATGCCAGCAGTGGGGCTTACAATGTCATGGGGGTCatgccccccctccccatccttgTGTCCCATTGCCCACCATCCATCCTTCACTCTGCACACAATAATCCCTTCACATGGTTCCCAATCCACCACCGTACTGGGAACCCATGGACACCCCCATTTTGGAGGGTTTTTGGGGATAAAGAAGCGCTTTGAACCCATTCAGCTGGAATTATTGGGTAAAACAGAGCGTTTGGATGCCCACTGCCATCAAGTGGCGGAGGAGCGTCTGCCCCATTCTGGTGCTTTATGGATTTTTAGAGCTTCTCTTATGGATCTCATGGCTCAGGGTAGGTTAGTGGACATCCCACTTTATGGGCATCCCAATTAGTGGGGTCCTGCTCAGGGAGGCACACTGGTTATGGGCTTTCCAGTTGATGACCATCCCAATTGTCCAGATCCCATTGAGCGGGGCCTCCTGTTGATGAGCATCCCAGTCAGAGCATTGCAGCTGATAGAGATCCCAGTTAACAGCTGCTGTTCCAGTTAACACCAATCCCAGTCTGTAGGATCTCAGTTGAGGATCCCAGTTAGCAGGAATCCCAGTTAATGGGCCGATCAAAGTTAATGGAGATCCCGGCCTGTGGCTTCCTATTTATCGGGATCCCAGTTGGGAAACATCTCAGTTAGAGGGCTCCTGATTTGAAGGATGCTGGTTAGTGGGGCTCCAGTTAATTAGGATCCCAGTTAATGACCATCCCAGTTAGAGGGTAGCCAAGTAATAGGATTCCAGTTAATGAACGCCCCAGTTAATGGGAATCCCAGTTAGTTGGGATCCCAGTTGGCGAATGTCTCAGTTAGAGGGCAGCCAAATAGATGGGGGTCCCAGTTAGTGGGAATTCCAGTTAGGAGGGATCTCAGTTAATGAGTATCTCAGTTAACGAGCATCCTGGTTGGGTTGGCAAAGGTTCCCGTTCGGAGAGATCCCATTCCCTTCAGGTCGCGGCCGTTCCCCCTCTGTCCACCAGAGGCCACTGCCCGACCGCTCAGTAACACGGAGCAATCAATGGGCTGAGACAGAGGGAGGGGACACATTGGGGAGGGGGGACCCCCAACGAGGGGACACATCGGGACTGGGCTGCACTGGGATGGGACACTGTGCTGGAACACACCGGGACGGGACAGGGGATGACCAAAATAGCATTGCTGCCCCACAGATGCTGCCCCACAGTGTTAATAAGGGCACAAACAGGGGCTCTGATCACCAGATGGGGCTGGGCCCTGTCCCCAAACCCCACTCAAAGTGTGAGGCTCCAGCAAAGTCACGTTGGCCAAATGTCCCATGTGTTACCTGTCCCAGCGCTGGTTGAATTTAACCCCACACCAACTGGGACAGCATCTAGGATCCAAAAACAATCAACAATCAACAATCAAGGGACAAGTCAGCCAATGGATGGCACCAGTTTGGGGCTATGAGtcgtagaatggcttgtgttggaggGGACCCCAAAGCTCATCAAGTTCCAGCCCCTCATGGGAGGGTGGCACCAACTTGGGGCTatgagtcatagaatggcttgagttggaggggaccccAAGGCTCATCAAGTTCCTCATGGGATGGCTGAGATTTGTGTTATGGGAAAGCGGCTTCGCTCTACCATTTGGGGTCCCAAAAGGAGAAAGGATGGGGGGACCCATCCAGGGGGGGAACCCCACCCCATCCATCTATGgggggacccccaccccatccatccACATGGTTGGGAATGTCAAAAGCAGTGTCATTGCCAAACCCGGAGCCGCCGGTGGAATTGATGGCAGCGGATTGCCTCTTGTGTTTGTCAATGAAGGGCGGCCGAACCCCGGCCCCGTTAATCTCCCTTACAATTGCAGTTTGCTGTGCAAACAGCTTTGGGGGGCAGCGCTGGGGGCTGCATGAGAAACGTGGTATTTGGGGGCATTGTGGGTAAGCCAGCGGGCGGACGGCGGCATCGCTAACGGCGGATTGAAGCGATTGGGAAGCAATTGCCCTTCAATAACCCTAATCCTCGGC
This region of Coturnix japonica isolate 7356 chromosome 4, Coturnix japonica 2.1, whole genome shotgun sequence genomic DNA includes:
- the LOC107314082 gene encoding LOW QUALITY PROTEIN: homeobox protein not2-like (The sequence of the model RefSeq protein was modified relative to this genomic sequence to represent the inferred CDS: deleted 4 bases in 2 codons) — encoded protein: MAPVQHPGAVHAGGGARRACGLSYACKWPHPSQFAIPCPSSPRSHSRPYKKREAAAPAHPPCARLRPARARQASPSHALLGRSSPPPAPRPQPPPLPPTPPATTDPFRYHRPLRYTEPIRCPHWGHSRARICAACCGPPPAWLLVLGATGFLLSKCCFPIFKTKAGKAKRVRTIFTSDQLARLEKEFARQQYMVGTERCLLASALHLTEEQVKVWFQNRRIKWRKQSLEQQQAKLAKMGEHPTEEP